The Oncorhynchus nerka isolate Pitt River linkage group LG12, Oner_Uvic_2.0, whole genome shotgun sequence genome includes a region encoding these proteins:
- the LOC115138130 gene encoding coronin-1B-like, with translation MSFRRGVVRQSKFRHVFAQAWKAEHCIDDVRVSRVTWDGPLCAVNPKFTAVVIESGGGGAFLVLPLNKSGRIDQATPTVCGHAAPVLDVQWCPHDDNVIASASEDCTVKVWQIPDGGLTGPMTEPVVTLEGHSKRVGILAWHPTAFNILLTAGCDNLVCVWDVGTGELVYQIADAHPDLIYSVSWNREGSAICTVCKDKALRVIDPRRGTVLKVKEKVHDGTRPMRAVFLSDGKILTTGFSRMSERQLALWDTSDMSEPMAVQEMDTSNGVLLPYYDPDTNMVYLCGKGDCTIRYFEVTDESPYVHFLSLYSSKEPQRGAGFLSKRGVDVNKCEIARFYKLHERKVEPISMTVPRKSDLFQGDLYPDTASVEPSLLAEDWIAGQDAPPLLVSLSGGYVGAPSKNRDTLRNKPKLSSQGSGTDSPPVPQQAAMPTATSREPECEGVGVVQQRVNQGEGASDRVKREEEVLSEVLAEVKAIRSVVLAQGQRIELLERQLARIEDGDV, from the exons atGTCGTTCCGAAGAGGTGTGGTCAGACAGAGCAAGTTCAGGCACGTCTTCGCCCAGGCTTGGAAGGCAGAGCACTGCATCGATGACGTCCGAGTGTCCCGTGTCACATGGGACGGGCCCCTCTGCGCTGTGAACCCCAAATTCACCGCAGTCGTCATCGAATCAGGTGGAGGAGGGGCCTTCCTAGTTCTGCCACTCAACAAG AGTGGCAGAATTGACCAGGCCACACCCACAGTGTGTGGACACGCAGCTCCAGTGCTGGATGTCCAGTGGTGTCCCCATGACGACAACGTCATCGCCAGTGCCTCGGAGGACTGCACTGTAAAG GTGTGGCAAATCCCTGACGGAGGGCTAACTGGACCAATGACAGAGCCCGTGGTGACACTGGAGGGCCACAGTAAACGAGTGGGAATCCTAGCCTGGCACCCGACAGCTTTCAATATCCTCCTAACTGCAG GCTGTGACAACCTGGTGTGCGTGTGGGACGTGGGCACGGGGGAGCTGGTGTACCAGATAGCCgatgcccacccagacctgaTCTACAGTGTGAGCTGGAACCGGGAGGGCAGTGCCATCTGCACCGTGTGCAAGGACAAGGCGCTGCGTGTCATCGACCCGCGACGGGGGACCGTCCTCAAG GTGAAAGAGAAGGTCCATGACGGCACCAGGCCCATGAGGGCCGTGTTCCTCTCCGACGGGAAGATCCTGACCACCGGATTCAGCCGTATGAGCGAGAGGCAGCTAGCCTTGTGGGATACG AGCGATATGTCTGAGCCAATGGCAGttcaggagatggacaccagtaATGGCGTTCTCCTCCCCTACTATGACCCTGACACCAACATGGTCTACCTGTGTGGAAAG GGGGACTGCACCATCCGGTACTTTGAGGTGACGGACGAATCGCCCTATGTCCACTTCCTCAGCCTGTACAGCAGTAAAGAGCCCCAGCGAGGAGCAGGCTTTCTCAGCAAGAGGGGCGTGGATGTCAACAAGTGTGAGATTGCCAG gTTCTACAAACTGCACGAAAGGAAAGTAGAGCCCATTTCTATGACGGTACCACGGAAG TCAGACCTGTTCCAGGGGGACCTATACCCGGACACGGCCAGCGTGGAGCCCTCCCTTCTGGCCGAGGACTGGATTGCCGGGCAGGATGCGCCGCCCCTACTGGTCTCTCTGAGCGGTGGCTACGTGGGCGCCCCCTCCAAGAACAGGGACACCCTCCGCAACAAGCCCAAGCTGTCGTCACAGGGCTCCGGGACAGACTCTCCCCCAGTCCCCCAGCAGGCCGCCATGCCCACCGCAACAAGCAGGGAGCCGGAGTGcgagggggtgggggtggtgcAGCAGAGGGTCAATCAAGGAGAAGGCGCATCCGATAGGGTGAAAAGAGAG GAGGAAGTGCTGAGCGAGGTGCTAGCGGAGGTGAAGGCCATACGTTCGGTGGTCTTGGCCCAGGGCCAAAGGATCGAGCTGCTGGAGAGGCAGCTGGCCCGCATCGAGGACGGGGACGTCTGA
- the si:ch211-119e14.1 gene encoding uncharacterized protein si:ch211-119e14.1: MNNVFDETTSTRKVLIAFFLLVFLVCLLVFLYMWLNRKTNGQYTVRQLVYGQDGARDRIMAGVRVLEVRLGRRLWPLGADEEAIREEEHKNEERDVERGSEGRENEGEEEGEEREDRGDDSSDDYSSMEGCDLRERAKLTGEKEEIREREEEREEKMEEKWESKEDGESDEGAVGGEKSGGGGLLIDLHQFSGSAIWSEDRSEGGRDKDDVTAL; encoded by the coding sequence ATGAACAACGTTTTTGACGAAACGACATCCACCAGAAAAGTATTGATCGCCTTCTTCCTCCTGGTCTTCCTTGTTTGCCTCCTGGTCTTCCTGTACATGTGGCTGAACCGCAAGACTAATGGCCAGTACACAGTCCGCCAACTGGTCTATGGGCAGGATGGGGCCAGGGATCGGATCATGGCTGGGGTCAGAGTCCTGGAAGTGCGGCTTGGGCGCCGGCTGTGGCCCCTTGGCGCGGATGAGGAGGCCATAAGAGAGGAGGAACACAAAAATGAAGAGAgggatgtggagagagggagcgagggaagggaaaatgagggggaggaggagggcgaggagagggaagacagaggggATGACTCGTCGGATGACTACTCCAGCATGGAGGGCTGTGACCTGAGGGAGAGAGCAAAGCTCACGGGCGAGAAGGAAGAGATAAGAGAgcgtgaggaggagagagaggagaaaatggaGGAAAAGTGGGAAAgcaaagaggatggagagagtgatgagggAGCAGTGGGAGGAGAAAAAAGTGGAGGAGGAGGTTTGCTGATAGACCTGCATCAGTTCTCTGGTAGTGCCATCTGGTCTGAAGATAGGAGTGAGGGGGGCAGAGACAAGGATGATGTGACTGCATTGTGA